GAGATTCTTGTCGGCGACGCCTGGATGCCCGCCCCGGACGACATGCTCGACTGGATGGTCGACATCGGGTTCGAGGGTACCGAGCTGGGATCGCCCGGCTTCATGGGCGATGCCGCCCAGGTCCAACAGCGCCTGACGAGTCGCAACCTGGAGCTCGTCGGCGCGTTCCTGCCCCAGCATTTCAGCCGGGCCGAGAAGGCCGAGGAGGATCGCACCCGGCTGCGGGGCGCCCTCCGGCTGCTGGTGGACGGTTCACCGGCCGGGTCTCACCCGTTTGCGGTCCTGTCCGATCACTTCGACGAACCCGACCGACGGGCATTCTCGGGCCGCATCCAGGACCACCCCGAAACGTGGCTCTCGGAGGCGCGGTTCCAGACGCTCATCGACAACCTCCACCGCGCCTCGGAGATGTGCCGCGCGGAAGGGTTCGAGCCGGTGCTCCATCCTCACGCCGGAACGTATATCGAGACGGTGGACGAGATCGCCCGGGTGATGGACCGCATCGATCCGTCGCTGGTCGGGCTGTGCCTGGACACCGGCCACTTCCGGTTCGGCGGCGCCGATCCCACCCAGGCAGTCCACGACTACCACGAGCTGATCCGGCACGTCCACATCAAGGACTGCCGGATCGCGGTGATGGATGGCGTCAAGGCGGAGGGCAAGGGTCTCGAGGAGGCCCTCGGCCGGGGCGTCTTCTGCCAGCTGGGCCTGGGCGACTCGCGGATCGATGCGGTCATCGCAGCCCTCCAGTCATATGGCTACACGGGCTGGCTCGTGATCGAGCAGGACCAGGCTCTCCGGTCATCCGACACGCCCGAGTCGGTCGTTGCGGTCCAGCGGGCCAATCGCGAGTACCTGCGCCGCCTCGGGATCTGATCCCGGGGACGGCGTTCAGCGGCTGGCAGGGGGCTGTGACAGCAGGTCGCGATACTCCCGGAGATACGACGCCGTGGCCTCGACCACGCGGTCCACGTCCTCTTCGGTGTGGGCGCCCGTGAGGAAACCCCGGATCATGTAGTGCGGGTGGATGTAGATCCCCCGCTGCAGCAGCCAGTTGCGATAGCCACGCTGGACCGGATGGTCCTTGTCCATCGCGAAGCGGGCGAAATCCCGGAAGCGGAGGATCGGCTGGTCCGTGAAATAAATCGTCCAGACACCCGCGATCTCGCGGACTTGCGCCCGGGCGCCGGTCTCATCGATGGCCACCTGGATGCCCGAGGTGAGGCGATCGCCAAGCCGGCGCAGGTGGTCGTGGATCGATCCTTCGAGCACGATGCGGGTGACTTCGAGCGCGACGGCGCAGTTGAGTGTCTGGCCGGCGAACGTGCCGGCGAAGAGCACGTCACCCTTCGGGCTGAGGTGGTCCATCACCTCCGCCCGGCCGGCGAGGACGGAGATCGGGAAGCCGTTGCCCAGCGCCTTGCCCATCGTCGTGAGGTCCGGCGTCACCCCGTATCGAGCCTGGGCGCCGCCGACGCCGTGGCGGAAGCCCGTGATCACCTCGTCGAAGATGAGGAGCGTGCCGGACGCCGTGCATGCCTCGCGCAAGGCTTCGAGGAAGCCGGGTTCGGGCAGGACGGCGCCGGCGTTGTGGAACACGGGTTCGACGATGACCGCGGCGATCGTGTCGCCCTCCCGGGCGAGCAACTCCCGAACGCCGGTCGCGTCGTTGTATTCCCGGACCTCGACGAGGTCGCGAACCGCTGCCGGGATCCCGGCGGACGCGGCGAGGGGCGTCGGCACGCCACCGCCCTCGGCGGTCGCGAAATGGTGGCTCCACGCGACGTAGTCGTGCCAGCCGTGGTAATTACCCTCGAACTTGAGGATCCGCTCGCGGCCCGTGAAGCCGCGCGCGAGGCGGATCGCGTGATACGTCGCCTCGGTGCCGGTGCAGTTGAACACGACGCGCTCAGCGGACGGGATCATCTGGACGAGCCGCTCGGCCAGCTCCACCTCGAGCGGGTTGGCGGTCGAGAACGACACGCCGTGCTCCTCCATGGCCCGGTGGACGGCTGCGTTGATCCGCGCGTCGTTATGGCCCAGCAGGACCGCCCCGAACGACGAGTGGAAGTCGACATATTCGTTGCCGTCGACATCCCAGATCCGCGAACCCTGCGCCCGGACCATAAACAACGGGTATGGGGTCGCACCCCGCCCCTCGCCCTGGACCCCGCCCGGCGACACGGCGTTTGCTCGTGCGAACAGCTTCTGCGACTCCGTCGTCGGAACCGGCCACCCGGCGTCAGCGCCCGGTACGGCAGATTTCCCGCTCCGCTTCAGGTCCGCGGTCGTCACCATCTCTCCCTTCTCGCTATCCGATGCCGGCCGGCAGGACAACCGGTGTCCGGGCTCCGCTCGCAGCCGAGGCGTACAACGC
The sequence above is drawn from the Chloroflexota bacterium genome and encodes:
- a CDS encoding aspartate aminotransferase family protein, with amino-acid sequence MVTTADLKRSGKSAVPGADAGWPVPTTESQKLFARANAVSPGGVQGEGRGATPYPLFMVRAQGSRIWDVDGNEYVDFHSSFGAVLLGHNDARINAAVHRAMEEHGVSFSTANPLEVELAERLVQMIPSAERVVFNCTGTEATYHAIRLARGFTGRERILKFEGNYHGWHDYVAWSHHFATAEGGGVPTPLAASAGIPAAVRDLVEVREYNDATGVRELLAREGDTIAAVIVEPVFHNAGAVLPEPGFLEALREACTASGTLLIFDEVITGFRHGVGGAQARYGVTPDLTTMGKALGNGFPISVLAGRAEVMDHLSPKGDVLFAGTFAGQTLNCAVALEVTRIVLEGSIHDHLRRLGDRLTSGIQVAIDETGARAQVREIAGVWTIYFTDQPILRFRDFARFAMDKDHPVQRGYRNWLLQRGIYIHPHYMIRGFLTGAHTEEDVDRVVEATASYLREYRDLLSQPPASR
- a CDS encoding TIM barrel protein gives rise to the protein MPSSPFRVASAPVSFGVDEILVGDAWMPAPDDMLDWMVDIGFEGTELGSPGFMGDAAQVQQRLTSRNLELVGAFLPQHFSRAEKAEEDRTRLRGALRLLVDGSPAGSHPFAVLSDHFDEPDRRAFSGRIQDHPETWLSEARFQTLIDNLHRASEMCRAEGFEPVLHPHAGTYIETVDEIARVMDRIDPSLVGLCLDTGHFRFGGADPTQAVHDYHELIRHVHIKDCRIAVMDGVKAEGKGLEEALGRGVFCQLGLGDSRIDAVIAALQSYGYTGWLVIEQDQALRSSDTPESVVAVQRANREYLRRLGI